The following DNA comes from Nitrospirota bacterium.
GAATCCGGGGGGGGGGCATGCAGGATCCAAGGAGAAGACCCGCCCCGTTTTTTTCACGACGAGGACCGGATGGTCTTTCGGTCCGCGCAGCACCGGTGTGTTCTCCGCGAAGGAATCCGGGAAGCCTACGACAAATCGGGGAGAGGGCGGGATGAATCGGAGGGACAGGAAGCCGATGGTGAGGATAACGGCGACAGCGACGGCAGACACTACGCTGGCGCGCCCGTTTGTGTTCACGAGATTGATTTTATACAGTCCGAGCGGGTTCGCAACGTGAAGACGAAGACCGTGTTCATCTGCCAGTCGTGCGGGGGCCAGGCTCCGAGGTGGACGGGACAATGTCGCTCTTGCGGCCAGTGGAACACGCTTGTTGAGGAGATAGGCGAGAGGCGGGAGGCGAGAGGCGGAAGGGAGAAGGCGGGTTCGATCCGGCCCGTGCGGCTGGATGAAGTCAAACTCAGCGAGACGCCGCGAATGGCCACGGAGCTGGCCGAATTCGACCGAGTGCTTGGGGGGGGGATGGTGCCGGCTTCGGCGGTTCTCATCGGGGGCGAGCCGGGGATCGGGAAATCCACGCTGCTCCTGCAACTCGTGCACTGCGCCGGAAAAAACGGCAGACCCGCTTTGTACATCACCGGGGAAGAATCTTTGGAACAGATCAAGCTGCGAGGGGATCGCGTCGGAGTGACGGGGTCCACTGCCCTGTTTCTTTCAACCACGGCCGTGGAGGATGTGATCGAGGCCATTGCGCAGACGAAACCGGGCGTGGTGGTGGTGGATTCCATCCAGGTCCTCCGTCACCCCGAGTTGGAATCCGCGGCGGGGACGGTCGGCCAGATTCGGGAAGTTTCCAATCTCCTGATCGAGCAGGCCAAGACGCGGGGGTTTGTTCTTTTTCTGGTGGGCCACGTGACGAAGGAGGGGGCCATCGCTGGGCCGAAGATCCTCGAACACATGGTGGACACCGTGTTATATTTTGAAGGGGAGCGGAACGGTCCGTACAGGCTGCTCCGTTCGGTCAAGAACCGGTTCGGCCCGACGCATGAGATCGCGTTGTTTGAAATGCAGGCGGAAGGTCTGAAGGAGGTGAAGGAGCCATCCGCGTTTTTCCTCTCCCAGCGGTCGGTCGGTTCGCCGGGCAGCGTGGTCACGGTGACGATGAAAGGAACGCGGCCGCTCCTCGTGGAAGTCCAGGCGCTGACGAGTCCGGCGGGATACGGTTTTTCCCAGCGGACGTCGATTGGAGTAGATCGCAATCGGACGTCGCTCCTGATTGCCGTCCTGGAGAAATTGGCTGGAATGTCCCTGGGGTCCAATGACATCTTTGTGAACGTGGCCGGGGGCGTGGAGATCGAGGAGCCGGCCGCCGACCTCGCGGTAGCCGTGGCCATCGGATCGAGTTTCAGGAACAAGGCGCTCGCGGCGGAGACGGCGGTGTGCGGGGAGCTGGGGTTGGCCGGAGAGGTGCGAACCGTGAGCCACTTGGAATCGAGAATCAGGGAGGCGGCCAGGCTCGGTTTCAAGAAGATGTTGGTTCCTCGATCGAAGGCCCTCCCTTCCGTGGCCGGTCTTGAAGTTCTGCCGGTGGCTCACGTGGATGAGGCCCTCGCCGAGGTCCTGGGGTCGTAGTTTCCCGCTTGCGGCGGATCACCTTTTACGGCCTTCTCTTTCTCGTCTCCTACGGGCTGCTTCGAGTCGGTTGCATCGAGGGGGCGGTCAGTCCGGATCGGCTGGCGGTCCTCTATGCCGGAGTGTTGGTCCCTCTGGCTCTGGCGCTGACACTGGTCGTGGCCGTCTTGATTTTCGGGGGACTGGCGCTTGCGCGTCGCGTTTCCTGGCCCCACGTCCGGTGGTATTTCGTGGATGGCTGGCTGGCCTCCGCTCTCGTCCTGGCGCTTGTCCTCGCGCTCCTGACGATTCCCCTCCGGAACACGATGCAGCTCGGGTCTGTAGGGGTGGTGCGGCTCCTCGTGGATCGGGCGATTCCGAAGGGCGTTGCCGCCCCACAGCGAGAAGCGGCTTGGCGGGTTTTCGAGCGGTTCTGGACGGGGAGGTTTCTGCCGGCGGTTGCTTCGAAGAACACGCCGGATTGGGAGCGGGCGATGGAATTGCTGGATGATTTCCTGGTGGCGTTTGGCGACGGCATTCAGCCGGGCGAATTGGAGCGATTGGAGCGGGAGGTGGAAGCGGTCCTCCCTCCGGCCCGTTAAGTCAGCTTCAGGAAATCGGACATTGTGGCGGAGGTGAGGTAAGGGTTTTCGCGTTTCTCATCCGCCAGGGTGGAGGTGGGCTTGTCCGCGTAGTGGTGGCCGGGCAGGAGGACGATTTGATCGGGAAGGTCCCGGAGCTTCTTCATGGTGTGATACATTTCTTCGTCGCTCCCTCCCGGAAGATCGGTCCGACCGCAATTCCGGATGAAGAGCGTATCCCCCGACACCAGCGAATTCCGCACCAGGAAGCACTGTGATCCCTTCGTATGGCCCGGGGTGTGCATGAAGGTGATTTCCAGCCGGCCCAAGGTGAGCGTTTCACCGCCTTCGGTTCGGCGCAGGTCGCCCGTCATGCCCTTTAGGAATCCCGCCTCGCTTTTGTGGACGTGAACGCGAGCGGCGCGGAGTTCGAGGAGCGGTTCCACGCCGTTCACGTGATCGAAATGGGCGTGGGTGACGAGGATGTGCTCGATTCGATACTCGGCCACTTCGGCGGCGCGGATGATTGCCTCGATGTCCCACGCGGGATCGACGATGGCGGCGAGGTGGGTTTCCGGACAACCGATCAGGTAGACGAAATTCTGCATCGGCCCGAGCTCCAATTGCCGGATGAATACTTCGTCAGGCTTCGGCTTCATACGCTCTCCACTGACGTACTCTGAGCCCCAGGGTTGATTCTCCGCGCCACACGCGCTTTTCAAGCGTAAACGCCACGTCTGCGCGACGCGGGAATTCCGGCGGGGCTTCCTCGATGGCCCTCATCGTGCCTTCCATCGTACGCGCGCCGCGCCGCAGGCTCAAGAGGAGCATCCGACTCCGGAGCGTTCGAGAAAGCCTGATCTCAACGTCCGGCGCGAAGAAAACGGGTCGTGGGTTTCCCTCGCCGAACGGTTCGAGCCGTTCGATTTCGTCGACTTTTTCACCGGAGATCTCCTCGAGGGGAAGCCGTTCATCCAGCCAGAAGGGGCCTGGCTCCACATGTTCCAGGGCGGCCCGGACTTCGGCATCGAAAGCGGAACGAAACGCCGGGATCTGGGTGGATGCGACGGTCAGACCGGCGGCCTGTTTGTGGCCGCCGAACTTGACGAGATGCGATCCGCACGCGGCGAGGACACGAACGATATCGAGGCCGGGAACCGAGCGAACGGAAGCTTTTCCCACGCCGTCCCGCACGGCGATGAGCACGGCGGGTCGATGAAAGCGTTCGACCACGCGGGCGGCAACGATCCCGATGACGCCGGGATGCCAGTCCTCTGAGGCCAGAACCAGGCCGGCGGAGTCTTCGGCCACCTGGGCCATCGCGCCGGCGATGTGATCCTCTTCGATCGCCTGGCGCCGCTGATTTTCGCGGTCCAGTTCGCCGGCCAGCGAGTCCGCCTCTTCGGGGTCGAGGGCGGTGAGCAGCCGAAGCGCGCGACCGGCGTCCCCGAGGCGTCCCGCCGCGTTGATGCGGGGAGCGAGGTAGAAGGCCAGGGCATGAGCGCGGAGGTTTGCGGGATCCACACGGGCTTTGCCCATGAGAGCGCGGAGGCCGGGCTTGGAGGTTCCAGCCATCACAGAGAGTCCATGGTGGACGAGGATCCGATTCGCTCCTCGAAGCGGAACGACGTCTGCTACCGTGGCCAGCGCCACCAAGTCGAGATGCTGTCGGAGATTGGGCGGCGCCGAGCTCCCGAATCGGCCGTCTTCCTTGAGACATTGTCGGAGGGCGGAGAGGAAGAGAAATGTCAGCGCGGTGGAGCAAAGACCTTGATCGGGATATCCGGAATCGGGCTTCTTGGGATTAAGGAGCGCGAACGCAGGCGGCGCTTCGGCGCCGACTTCATGGTGGTCGAGGACCACCACGTCCATCCCGAGCGATCGCGCGTGGCGGATTTCCTCGATGTTGGTGGTGCCGCAATCGGCGGTGAGGAGAAGACCCACGCCCCGGGCATGGAGGGCATCGACCGCCGTGCGATTCATTCCATAGCCGTCACGCTCTCGATCGGGAATGTAAGTTTCGATCGGCTCGTTGATGGCTCGAAAAAACCAGACACACAGCGCGGCCGACGAAATTCCGTCCACATCGTAATCTCCGAGAATGCCGATGCGTTCGCCTTTGTGGATGGCCCGCGCCGCCCGTTCGGCGGCTTCCCGCATCCCGTTCAGCAGAGTCGGGTGAGGCAGATCCTCCAGGCGGGGATTGAGGAAGGTGTGGGCTGTTTCTGATTTCGTCATCCCGCGCGCACAAAGAAGGCGCGCCTGGAAGAGTGAGCGATCGAGCTCGGTGGAGAGATGCGCGGCCGCCTGGGGATCGATTTCACGAAAACGCCACGGTCGGGACCGGCGATCCGGCCCCGGTTCAGAGCGGACCGGGGACGGTGAGGCTATCGTCCCGAGATCGCGATCCGTTTCTTCCACACGAGGAGAATCGGACTGGCGATGAAGACCGAGGAGTAGGTGCCCGTGATGACGCCCACGAGCATGGCGAACGAAAAGTCCTTCACGGCCTGGCCGCCGAAAAAGTAGAGCGTGGCCGAGACGAAGAAGACCGTCAGACTGGTAAGGACGGTGCGGGAGAGCGTTTCGTTCACGCTCTTGTTGATGATGGTTTCCATGGGGTCCTTCCGGAGCTTTCGCATATTTTCGCGGATGCGGTCGTACACCACGATGGTGTCGTTCACCGAGAAGCCGATCACCGTCAGGATGGCGGCGATGGTGGTGATATTGGTTTCGAAGCCGCCCAGGAGGAGCGCACCGCCGGTGATCAGGGCGTCATGAATCAGAGCCACCACCGCGCCGAGACCGAAGACCCAGTGGAACCGGAATGCAAGGTAGATCAGGATTCCGACGTTGGCGAAGATGAAGGCGAGGGCGCCCTTCCGGCTCAAATCTCTTCCGACTTTGGGGCCCACGGTTTCCGTCCGACGGACCTCGTAGGGGGCCTCGGGAAAACCGGCCTGGAGCGCGGATTCCACTTTGTCGAGCGACGTCTCGACATCGCCGGCCGCCCCCTTCATCTTGAGCAGGAATTCGGAACCGTGCTCGGAGGCGATGGTCTGAACGCTGAGCTCGGGCAGCCCGGCGACACCCAGTTTCGAGCGAACGTCGCCGATCCCGATCGATTTCTCGAATCGAATCTGGAGCTCGATGCCTCCGGTGAAATCGATTCCGGGATTCAGACCATTTCGCAGGCCGACGCCGCCGAAAGCCGCGGCAATGGCAAGTCCCGAAAAGACAAGACAGATTCGGGTTCTCTTGACGAAATCGATGCTGGTTTTCGGAAAGGAAACCATCAGACGCTTACCTTGCGGATCCCGAATTTATCCATGATGAAATTTTGCAGGGTTCGGCACACGAATACGGCGGTGAACATGTTGGCGAGAAGGCCCACGCTGAGCGTCACGGCGAATCCGCGGATCGGTCCCGTTCCAAACTGGAACAGGATCACCGACGTGATAAGCGTGGTGATGTTGGCGTCCAGAATGGTGAGGAAGGCGCGTTTGTAACCCGCATCCGTCGCGGCCCGCCCCCCCTTGCCCAGGCCGAGCTCCTCCTTGATGCGCTCGAAGATGAGAATGTTGGCATCGACGGACATGCCGATGGTCAGCGCGATCCCGGCGAGGCCCGGCAGGGTCAGCGTGGCCTTGAAGAGCGTGAGGCAGGCCGCGATCAGGGCCAGGGAGAAGCCCACGGCGACGACCGCGATGATTCCCGATAGCCGGTAGTAGAAAAGCATGAAGACGGCCACGAGCGCCGCTCCCACCGCCATGGCGTAGAGGCCGTTGCGGATGGAGTCCTGACCGAGAGAAGGACCGACGATCCGCCGTTCCGCGATCTTGACGGGCGCGGGGAGCGCCCCGGAGCGGAGGACGATCGCGAGGTCGTGCGCCTCATCGGTGCTGAAGCTGCCGGTGATCTGGGCGTGTCCCCCTTCGATCTTTTCGTTGATGCGGGGGGCGGAGTAGACCGTTTCGTCCAGGACGATGGCGAGTTGATCGCCCACGTGCTCGCCCGTGAAGTCCGCGAACAGCTTTCCACCCTTCTTATTAAACGTGAGCGACACGTACGGCACGCTGAACTGATCGAAGTTCACCCGCGCGTCGTCGAGATCCTCCCCGGTCAAGGCCGCCACTTTCCGGACGAGCACGGGAAATCGTGTCACGCGCCCCGTACTCTGATCTTCATCACGCTGGTACAACACTTGGGCATC
Coding sequences within:
- the radA gene encoding DNA repair protein RadA, yielding MVFRSAQHRCVLREGIREAYDKSGRGRDESEGQEADGEDNGDSDGRHYAGAPVCVHEIDFIQSERVRNVKTKTVFICQSCGGQAPRWTGQCRSCGQWNTLVEEIGERREARGGREKAGSIRPVRLDEVKLSETPRMATELAEFDRVLGGGMVPASAVLIGGEPGIGKSTLLLQLVHCAGKNGRPALYITGEESLEQIKLRGDRVGVTGSTALFLSTTAVEDVIEAIAQTKPGVVVVDSIQVLRHPELESAAGTVGQIREVSNLLIEQAKTRGFVLFLVGHVTKEGAIAGPKILEHMVDTVLYFEGERNGPYRLLRSVKNRFGPTHEIALFEMQAEGLKEVKEPSAFFLSQRSVGSPGSVVTVTMKGTRPLLVEVQALTSPAGYGFSQRTSIGVDRNRTSLLIAVLEKLAGMSLGSNDIFVNVAGGVEIEEPAADLAVAVAIGSSFRNKALAAETAVCGELGLAGEVRTVSHLESRIREAARLGFKKMLVPRSKALPSVAGLEVLPVAHVDEALAEVLGS
- a CDS encoding MBL fold metallo-hydrolase, with protein sequence MKPKPDEVFIRQLELGPMQNFVYLIGCPETHLAAIVDPAWDIEAIIRAAEVAEYRIEHILVTHAHFDHVNGVEPLLELRAARVHVHKSEAGFLKGMTGDLRRTEGGETLTLGRLEITFMHTPGHTKGSQCFLVRNSLVSGDTLFIRNCGRTDLPGGSDEEMYHTMKKLRDLPDQIVLLPGHHYADKPTSTLADEKRENPYLTSATMSDFLKLT
- the recJ gene encoding single-stranded-DNA-specific exonuclease RecJ, producing MTKSETAHTFLNPRLEDLPHPTLLNGMREAAERAARAIHKGERIGILGDYDVDGISSAALCVWFFRAINEPIETYIPDRERDGYGMNRTAVDALHARGVGLLLTADCGTTNIEEIRHARSLGMDVVVLDHHEVGAEAPPAFALLNPKKPDSGYPDQGLCSTALTFLFLSALRQCLKEDGRFGSSAPPNLRQHLDLVALATVADVVPLRGANRILVHHGLSVMAGTSKPGLRALMGKARVDPANLRAHALAFYLAPRINAAGRLGDAGRALRLLTALDPEEADSLAGELDRENQRRQAIEEDHIAGAMAQVAEDSAGLVLASEDWHPGVIGIVAARVVERFHRPAVLIAVRDGVGKASVRSVPGLDIVRVLAACGSHLVKFGGHKQAAGLTVASTQIPAFRSAFDAEVRAALEHVEPGPFWLDERLPLEEISGEKVDEIERLEPFGEGNPRPVFFAPDVEIRLSRTLRSRMLLLSLRRGARTMEGTMRAIEEAPPEFPRRADVAFTLEKRVWRGESTLGLRVRQWRAYEAEA
- the secF gene encoding protein translocase subunit SecF yields the protein MVSFPKTSIDFVKRTRICLVFSGLAIAAAFGGVGLRNGLNPGIDFTGGIELQIRFEKSIGIGDVRSKLGVAGLPELSVQTIASEHGSEFLLKMKGAAGDVETSLDKVESALQAGFPEAPYEVRRTETVGPKVGRDLSRKGALAFIFANVGILIYLAFRFHWVFGLGAVVALIHDALITGGALLLGGFETNITTIAAILTVIGFSVNDTIVVYDRIRENMRKLRKDPMETIINKSVNETLSRTVLTSLTVFFVSATLYFFGGQAVKDFSFAMLVGVITGTYSSVFIASPILLVWKKRIAISGR
- the secD gene encoding protein translocase subunit SecD, translated to MNYPVRFGLILLSVLVCAYLLVPTAVQPLPDWWQRKFYKDRVKLGLDLQGGTYLLLEVQLEEALTSSVDRNLQILGNAAQEKSYEFKIKERPTSTRAVIVTNDASEKMLGTLIENEYPIFKRNPLTASEGKVEFELELTGAEALRIRQSSMDQSLEMMRNRIDAFGVSEPTIQRQGDDKVAIQLPGLKDPRRAEDIIGRTAKLDFKLLDQEAMGKVDLQSEIAKTSQADPKVTDDIHLLNEALKGIIPDDAQVLYQRDEDQSTGRVTRFPVLVRKVAALTGEDLDDARVNFDQFSVPYVSLTFNKKGGKLFADFTGEHVGDQLAIVLDETVYSAPRINEKIEGGHAQITGSFSTDEAHDLAIVLRSGALPAPVKIAERRIVGPSLGQDSIRNGLYAMAVGAALVAVFMLFYYRLSGIIAVVAVGFSLALIAACLTLFKATLTLPGLAGIALTIGMSVDANILIFERIKEELGLGKGGRAATDAGYKRAFLTILDANITTLITSVILFQFGTGPIRGFAVTLSVGLLANMFTAVFVCRTLQNFIMDKFGIRKVSV